In Sceloporus undulatus isolate JIND9_A2432 ecotype Alabama chromosome 7, SceUnd_v1.1, whole genome shotgun sequence, one DNA window encodes the following:
- the APOOL gene encoding MICOS complex subunit MIC27 isoform X1, with protein MAAKPLLSKQVAKWAALPTTLAFVPMNVYAATEEEPNSHRVKAHQLPIYNAPPLDSRYINEKPGRLQSVISSVRKTTSYYINGCKDAYLFVRNGIISSIQFGKDAYVYLKNPPPEFLPKVGVITISGLTGLVLARKGSRFKKIAYPLGLSTLGISLCYPAQSVVVAKVTGGKVYAASHKTYEAIGSLWMKKPTAEVPLAQEKDTQKVPGPHSGKEHSISGALKVIQESEEKAKALEMQFDAGKMLSQKESVSLAGEVKVPSVRTDVLKAPKFKPDPRLMDHGQSSPEDVDMYSTRS; from the exons ATGGCGGCCAAG cctctgctctccaaaCAGGTGGCAAAATGGGCTGCTCTTCCCACCACTTTGGCATTTGTGCCGATGAATGTTTACGCTGCAACTGAAGAGGAACCAAATTCACATCGAGTTAAGGCACATCAG CTTCCTATTTATAATGCACCACCTCTTGATTCAAGATATATTAATGAAAAGCCTGGCCGCTTGCAAAGTGTGATTTCATCAGTAAGAAAGACAACAAGTTACTACATCAATGGGTGCAAG GATGCTTATCTTTTTGTCAGAAATGGAATAATATCTTCTATACAGTTTGGAAAAG atgcaTATGTTTATCTGAAGAATCCACCTCCAGAATTTCTTCCCAAGGTTGGTGTGATTACGATTTCTGGACTGACTGGGCTTGTCCTAGCAAGGAAAG gatCTAGATTTAAGAAAATTGCTTATCCTTTGGGACTTAGCACACTGGGCATATCACTCTGCTATCCAGCACAATCAGTAGTTGTTGCAAAA GTAACAGGTGGGAAGGTTTATGCTGCAAGCCATAAAACCTACGAAGCAATAGGATCGCTATGGATGAAAAAACCTACAGCAGAAGTACCACTTGCACAGGAAAAAGATACTCAG AAAGTTCCAGGACCACATTCAGGAAAAGAGCATAGCATCTCAGGTGCTCTTAAAGTCATCCAGGAATCAGAGGAAAAAGCAAAAGCATTGGAAATGCAGTTTGATGCAGGGAAGATGCTTTCCCAGAAAGAGTCTGTGTCTTTGGCAGGTGAAGTAAAGGTGCCAAGCGTCAGAACAG ATGTACTGAAAGCACCGAAATTTAAACCAGATCCTAGGCTGATGGACCATGGCCAATCCAGTCCAGAAGATGTGGATATGTACAGTACAAGAAGCTAA
- the APOOL gene encoding MICOS complex subunit MIC27 isoform X2 — protein sequence MNVYAATEEEPNSHRVKAHQLPIYNAPPLDSRYINEKPGRLQSVISSVRKTTSYYINGCKDAYLFVRNGIISSIQFGKDAYVYLKNPPPEFLPKVGVITISGLTGLVLARKGSRFKKIAYPLGLSTLGISLCYPAQSVVVAKVTGGKVYAASHKTYEAIGSLWMKKPTAEVPLAQEKDTQKVPGPHSGKEHSISGALKVIQESEEKAKALEMQFDAGKMLSQKESVSLAGEVKVPSVRTDVLKAPKFKPDPRLMDHGQSSPEDVDMYSTRS from the exons ATGAATGTTTACGCTGCAACTGAAGAGGAACCAAATTCACATCGAGTTAAGGCACATCAG CTTCCTATTTATAATGCACCACCTCTTGATTCAAGATATATTAATGAAAAGCCTGGCCGCTTGCAAAGTGTGATTTCATCAGTAAGAAAGACAACAAGTTACTACATCAATGGGTGCAAG GATGCTTATCTTTTTGTCAGAAATGGAATAATATCTTCTATACAGTTTGGAAAAG atgcaTATGTTTATCTGAAGAATCCACCTCCAGAATTTCTTCCCAAGGTTGGTGTGATTACGATTTCTGGACTGACTGGGCTTGTCCTAGCAAGGAAAG gatCTAGATTTAAGAAAATTGCTTATCCTTTGGGACTTAGCACACTGGGCATATCACTCTGCTATCCAGCACAATCAGTAGTTGTTGCAAAA GTAACAGGTGGGAAGGTTTATGCTGCAAGCCATAAAACCTACGAAGCAATAGGATCGCTATGGATGAAAAAACCTACAGCAGAAGTACCACTTGCACAGGAAAAAGATACTCAG AAAGTTCCAGGACCACATTCAGGAAAAGAGCATAGCATCTCAGGTGCTCTTAAAGTCATCCAGGAATCAGAGGAAAAAGCAAAAGCATTGGAAATGCAGTTTGATGCAGGGAAGATGCTTTCCCAGAAAGAGTCTGTGTCTTTGGCAGGTGAAGTAAAGGTGCCAAGCGTCAGAACAG ATGTACTGAAAGCACCGAAATTTAAACCAGATCCTAGGCTGATGGACCATGGCCAATCCAGTCCAGAAGATGTGGATATGTACAGTACAAGAAGCTAA